The following are encoded together in the Arcticibacterium luteifluviistationis genome:
- a CDS encoding Crp/Fnr family transcriptional regulator → MKLDLDFYQTKFSGIFSPDLIKELHEFGTYVEMEAGGYLMKPGGLISFIPILLEGSIKIMRQDDEGKEVLLYYIGGLDSCAMSLTCCQQGNTSEIIAQVEENVKLISIPSYKVDEWLCQFPTWKTFVFNTYQKRFEDMLETIDSIAFHKLDQRLLDLIKKKIEITGGKRILYATHEELANELATSREVVSRLLKQLEKIDRVKLSRNKIELLS, encoded by the coding sequence ATGAAACTTGACTTAGACTTCTACCAAACAAAATTTAGTGGCATTTTTAGCCCAGATTTAATCAAAGAACTACATGAATTTGGGACATATGTAGAAATGGAAGCAGGTGGTTACCTAATGAAACCTGGTGGTCTTATTAGCTTCATCCCTATCCTGTTAGAAGGTTCTATAAAGATTATGCGACAAGACGACGAAGGCAAAGAGGTCTTGTTGTATTACATTGGTGGTCTGGACAGTTGTGCCATGTCCTTAACCTGCTGTCAGCAGGGAAACACCAGTGAGATAATAGCCCAAGTAGAAGAAAATGTAAAATTGATATCAATACCAAGTTATAAAGTGGACGAATGGCTTTGCCAATTTCCTACTTGGAAAACCTTTGTTTTCAATACCTATCAAAAAAGGTTTGAAGATATGCTTGAAACCATTGACAGCATTGCTTTTCATAAGCTAGACCAGCGATTGTTAGATTTGATAAAAAAGAAAATAGAAATTACTGGAGGAAAACGCATACTCTACGCCACACACGAAGAACTAGCAAATGAGTTAGCTACATCTAGAGAGGTAGTATCTAGGTTATTAAAACAACTGGAGAAAATAGACCGAGTGAAACTATCTAGAAACAAAATAGAGTTATTATCCTAA
- a CDS encoding adenylate/guanylate cyclase domain-containing response regulator: protein MKTKILVVDDESDLEALIRQKFRRQIRENKYEFFFAENGRKALEVLDSDPEIFLVLSDINMPEMDGLSLLVKISENNPLIQVVMVSAYGDMDNIRSAMNKGAYDFVCKPVNFEDLEVTMEKTIVHIKQIKETVDAIKENNILKMYVDDSVLNFMSKQEFANALTANETIEASVLFVDICGFTAITEKESADFVVNILNTYFDIIVKEIIAHNGYVDKFMGDAVMAVFKGEYHIDRAIDAALALVAQIDSIKTPVKGKEQDYLPKVALGIATGEVISGNIGSSTLKRLDYTVIGDVVNTAARLQAAASDSQILITEIAYLEVKDSFKCEEVGVLELKNKEFPVKCYAVLE from the coding sequence ATGAAAACCAAGATACTTGTAGTAGACGATGAAAGCGATTTAGAAGCACTGATTCGACAAAAATTCCGTCGTCAAATTCGTGAAAATAAATATGAGTTTTTCTTTGCCGAAAATGGAAGAAAAGCTCTTGAAGTTTTAGATTCCGACCCTGAGATTTTTCTTGTCTTAAGTGATATTAACATGCCAGAAATGGACGGTTTATCGCTCTTAGTGAAAATCTCGGAAAATAACCCTCTAATTCAGGTAGTTATGGTTTCTGCCTATGGAGACATGGACAACATACGATCGGCCATGAATAAGGGTGCTTATGATTTTGTATGTAAACCTGTGAACTTTGAAGACCTAGAAGTTACTATGGAAAAAACCATAGTTCACATTAAACAAATAAAAGAGACGGTAGACGCTATTAAAGAGAACAACATCCTTAAAATGTATGTGGACGATAGCGTTTTGAACTTTATGAGTAAGCAAGAATTTGCTAACGCTCTTACCGCAAACGAGACCATAGAGGCTAGTGTACTGTTTGTTGACATTTGTGGCTTCACAGCTATAACGGAGAAAGAAAGTGCAGATTTTGTAGTGAATATTTTGAACACTTATTTTGACATAATTGTCAAAGAAATAATTGCTCATAATGGTTATGTAGACAAATTTATGGGGGATGCTGTAATGGCAGTTTTTAAAGGGGAGTACCATATAGACAGAGCTATTGATGCCGCACTGGCCTTAGTTGCCCAAATTGATAGCATTAAAACACCAGTCAAAGGAAAAGAACAAGACTATTTACCTAAAGTAGCTTTAGGTATAGCTACAGGCGAGGTTATCTCAGGAAACATAGGCTCTTCTACGTTAAAAAGACTTGATTATACTGTCATAGGAGACGTGGTAAATACAGCGGCAAGACTTCAGGCAGCCGCATCTGACAGTCAAATACTAATTACCGAGATAGCTTATCTGGAAGTCAAAGATTCATTCAAATGTGAAGAAGTTGGAGTTTTGGAATTGAAAAATAAAGAGTTTCCTGTTAAATGCTATGCCGTATTGGAATAG
- a CDS encoding DUF6691 family protein: MENQTNSSANNIKYIIAGLLFGIILVKSEVISWFRIQEMFRLQSFHMYGVIGSAIVTGIISIQILKRFNIKTLDGDGISIAPKTFSKGQIIGGFLFGLGWALTGACPGPIYAQIGAGFLSTAVTLLAALAGVWVYGRFRNKLPH; encoded by the coding sequence ATGGAAAATCAAACGAACTCTTCAGCGAATAACATTAAGTATATCATAGCCGGACTTTTATTTGGAATCATCTTAGTTAAAAGTGAAGTCATTTCGTGGTTTAGAATCCAAGAAATGTTTCGCCTACAAAGCTTTCACATGTATGGCGTAATAGGCTCAGCCATTGTTACAGGCATAATTTCTATTCAAATATTAAAGCGTTTTAATATCAAAACCCTTGATGGTGATGGTATCTCAATAGCTCCAAAGACCTTTTCAAAAGGGCAAATCATTGGTGGTTTTCTTTTTGGTCTTGGATGGGCTTTAACGGGTGCTTGTCCCGGCCCTATTTATGCACAAATTGGTGCTGGTTTTTTAAGTACAGCGGTTACGCTTTTGGCGGCTTTAGCTGGTGTTTGGGTATATGGAAGGTTTAGAAATAAACTACCTCATTAA
- a CDS encoding Lrp/AsnC family transcriptional regulator, whose amino-acid sequence MKFDQTDKDILMYLQEDAKLTTKELAGRLNLSPTPVYERVKRLENDGVIKRYVAVVDREKVGKDLMVLCNIRLKEHEQMAGARFVKQITELPEVVECLNISGDYDFLIKVVVNDMREYQSFIMNKLASLENIGSTQSIFVMGEIKNDNRFLPD is encoded by the coding sequence ATGAAATTTGACCAGACAGATAAAGATATATTGATGTATCTTCAAGAAGATGCAAAACTTACTACAAAGGAGCTAGCGGGTAGACTGAACCTTTCGCCAACACCAGTTTATGAGCGTGTAAAACGTCTTGAAAACGATGGTGTTATTAAGCGATATGTTGCGGTAGTGGATAGAGAGAAAGTAGGAAAAGACCTTATGGTGCTTTGCAATATCCGTTTGAAAGAACATGAGCAAATGGCAGGAGCGAGGTTTGTCAAACAAATTACCGAATTACCAGAGGTGGTAGAATGTCTCAATATTTCCGGAGATTATGATTTTCTTATCAAAGTTGTAGTTAACGACATGAGAGAGTATCAAAGCTTCATTATGAACAAACTAGCCTCCCTAGAAAACATAGGAAGCACACAGAGCATTTTTGTCATGGGAGAAATTAAGAATGATAATCGTTTTTTACCGGATTGA
- the ybeY gene encoding rRNA maturation RNase YbeY yields the protein MITFQSQDIKFDLKGKLKTKAWLKEVAQKEGFKIQDLNYIFMSDEGLHKINLEYLNHDTYTDIITFDNSEEEGIIESDIFISIDRVKENAESFKTTFDNELRRVLAHGVLHLCGYKDKSDEDAKMMREMEEDSLLSFTH from the coding sequence ATGATAACATTTCAATCGCAGGACATCAAATTTGACTTAAAAGGTAAGCTTAAAACAAAAGCTTGGCTAAAAGAAGTTGCCCAAAAAGAAGGTTTCAAAATCCAAGATTTGAACTACATATTTATGTCTGACGAAGGTCTTCATAAAATCAATCTGGAATACCTCAATCATGATACCTATACCGATATCATCACTTTTGATAACTCTGAAGAAGAGGGAATCATAGAAAGTGACATTTTCATCAGTATCGACCGAGTTAAGGAAAACGCTGAAAGCTTCAAAACCACTTTTGACAATGAATTAAGACGAGTTTTAGCTCATGGCGTACTTCACCTTTGCGGATATAAAGACAAATCTGACGAAGATGCGAAAATGATGCGTGAGATGGAGGAGGATTCGTTACTTAGTTTTACTCACTAG
- a CDS encoding sensor histidine kinase: protein MLNFLIILLGSIFIRRRFSFAQKFPKLNAYLKISWIVALAIFLLQTSFENITGFGVSTFGYLILAFVFYCYWLVSQNPLRDPVLWAAVAYFLVSLVSDISEASAPDLYETYDTYLSIGVFASFVSLMAFGIGVSNQQKALKKEQEKNETISKKKDELEKLVSERTIEILEQKESLVIALNDLKATQSQLIQSEKLASLGELTAGIAHEIQNPLNFVNNFSELTKELAEELEEESVKSDDKRDIALEKELLQDIKDNLSKIYHHGNRASSIVKSMLEHSRSSSGIKEMVELNKICDEYIRLSYHGLRAKDKSFNSDFKTILDPKVENLEVVPQDFGRVLLNILNNAFHAVKSMTKNNIEGYKPIVTIATEKLKDKIKITIKDNGIGISEENKLKIFQPFFTTKPSGEGTGLGLSLSHDIIIAHGGEIELKSKPNEGSEFILTLPITLEPIKLN from the coding sequence ATGCTTAATTTTCTAATAATACTTTTAGGTTCAATTTTTATAAGAAGGCGGTTTAGCTTTGCTCAAAAATTCCCAAAGCTCAATGCTTATCTAAAGATATCTTGGATAGTGGCTTTGGCTATTTTCTTACTCCAAACTTCGTTTGAAAATATTACAGGTTTTGGCGTAAGCACTTTTGGGTATCTCATTTTAGCTTTTGTATTTTATTGTTACTGGCTAGTAAGCCAAAACCCACTCAGAGACCCTGTACTTTGGGCGGCCGTGGCTTATTTTCTTGTTAGTTTGGTTTCTGATATTTCAGAAGCAAGTGCTCCAGATTTGTATGAAACATATGACACTTACTTAAGTATAGGTGTTTTTGCTTCTTTTGTGAGTCTCATGGCATTTGGTATTGGCGTTTCAAATCAGCAAAAGGCTCTTAAAAAGGAGCAAGAAAAAAATGAAACTATTTCAAAAAAGAAGGATGAATTGGAAAAACTGGTCTCAGAAAGGACAATAGAAATTCTAGAACAAAAAGAATCATTAGTAATAGCTCTTAATGACCTAAAAGCTACCCAATCTCAGTTAATCCAATCTGAAAAATTAGCATCATTGGGAGAATTAACCGCTGGCATAGCACATGAAATTCAGAACCCTTTAAACTTTGTCAATAACTTTTCAGAGTTGACCAAAGAATTGGCAGAAGAGTTAGAAGAAGAAAGTGTCAAATCAGATGATAAAAGGGATATAGCACTGGAGAAGGAATTACTTCAAGATATCAAGGATAATTTGAGTAAAATATATCACCACGGAAACAGAGCTAGCAGCATTGTTAAGAGTATGTTAGAGCATTCTAGAAGTAGTTCGGGTATTAAAGAAATGGTGGAATTGAATAAAATCTGTGACGAATATATAAGACTTTCTTATCATGGCTTAAGAGCAAAGGATAAGAGCTTTAATTCTGATTTTAAAACTATACTTGACCCTAAAGTGGAAAATTTAGAAGTAGTGCCTCAAGATTTTGGTAGAGTATTACTAAATATTTTAAATAATGCCTTTCACGCAGTTAAATCAATGACTAAAAATAACATTGAAGGCTATAAGCCTATCGTTACTATAGCGACGGAAAAATTGAAAGATAAAATTAAAATCACTATTAAAGACAATGGGATTGGTATTTCTGAAGAGAATAAATTAAAGATATTTCAACCCTTTTTCACCACTAAACCATCAGGTGAAGGAACAGGCTTAGGCCTATCTTTAAGCCATGATATTATTATAGCTCATGGAGGTGAAATAGAACTAAAATCGAAACCAAATGAAGGTTCCGAATTTATACTTACGCTCCCTATTACTTTAGAGCCTATTAAATTGAATTAA
- a CDS encoding response regulator: MKILVVDDELDVKDLFLQKFRKEIRKGLMSFSFAYSGENALEYLQEHDSEAVLILSDINMPGMTGIELLKNIRSNYQKPPPIVMMITAYGDEDNRQQAKDYGADDFLTKPLDFSELKLRLNIE, translated from the coding sequence ATGAAAATACTGGTAGTAGACGACGAACTAGATGTAAAAGATTTATTCCTGCAAAAATTCAGAAAGGAAATCAGGAAGGGTTTAATGAGCTTTTCTTTTGCATATTCTGGTGAAAACGCCTTAGAGTACTTACAAGAGCATGATTCAGAAGCTGTATTGATATTATCTGATATTAATATGCCAGGTATGACGGGTATTGAACTCCTTAAAAATATACGTTCGAATTATCAAAAACCGCCGCCCATAGTGATGATGATAACTGCCTATGGAGATGAAGACAATAGACAACAGGCTAAAGATTATGGTGCAGACGATTTCCTTACCAAACCATTAGACTTTTCGGAATTAAAGCTAAGACTCAATATAGAGTGA
- a CDS encoding YitT family protein: MIPNHFIDGGVTGISILIHEIFHIDVSIPLLLINVPFIIIGYFKIGKTFAVHAFIAVILLAILLQFIEIPAITNDKVLIAIFGGLFIGLGIGFVIKGGGVIDGLEVIAEYSNKKFALSAGEIIMVINTIIFLIAAYSLGIEKAMYSILTYFTALQVSEYVVDGFEEYTSLTVISSKHEEMKSMIVNDYNKAISVYKGERGYLPGSFDIKHDTDIVVTVVTRLEIHKLKNAIFQMDPKAFLFIQRIKEVGGGEIKRLRNH; the protein is encoded by the coding sequence ATGATTCCAAATCATTTTATTGATGGTGGTGTCACAGGGATTTCCATATTGATACACGAGATTTTTCATATTGACGTAAGTATTCCTTTGCTTCTTATTAATGTTCCTTTTATCATTATTGGATATTTTAAGATTGGTAAAACCTTTGCCGTTCACGCGTTTATTGCTGTGATTCTTTTAGCCATTCTTCTTCAATTTATTGAAATTCCTGCTATCACAAATGACAAGGTTCTTATTGCCATTTTTGGTGGTTTATTTATTGGGCTTGGAATTGGTTTTGTGATAAAGGGTGGGGGAGTAATAGATGGTTTAGAAGTGATTGCGGAGTATTCCAATAAGAAATTTGCTTTGAGTGCTGGCGAAATAATAATGGTTATCAATACTATTATCTTTCTTATAGCTGCTTATAGTCTCGGTATTGAAAAAGCGATGTATTCAATTTTGACCTATTTTACGGCATTACAGGTTTCTGAATATGTGGTGGATGGTTTTGAGGAATACACTTCATTGACCGTTATATCTTCCAAACATGAAGAAATGAAGTCTATGATCGTTAATGATTATAATAAGGCTATTTCTGTTTATAAAGGGGAGCGAGGGTATCTTCCAGGCAGTTTTGATATAAAACATGATACGGATATTGTGGTTACGGTGGTAACTAGGCTAGAAATTCATAAACTTAAGAATGCTATTTTTCAAATGGATCCCAAAGCCTTTCTTTTTATTCAAAGAATTAAAGAAGTAGGTGGTGGCGAGATAAAAAGATTAAGAAACCACTAA
- a CDS encoding DUF1028 domain-containing protein, producing MKKLILLLAIPFLTQAQFFKKDDGLAHTFSIVAIDKEAGEMAVAVQSHWFSVGNVVAWAKSGAGVVATQSFVNKSFGIRGLEMIQSGKTAEETLKTLLSDDEGREVRQVAIIDANGNVAVHTGNKCVDYAGHIKGVNYSVQSNMMLNNTVPAAMSKAFEENPNLPLAERVLEALKAAQAAGGDIRGKQSAAIRVVKTKKSDEPWNDDFVVDLRVDDHENPIKEIGRLLKVQRAYEFMNEGDLMVEVNEMEKAMNAYNAAMQMFPENLEMKYWTAITLANNGETVKATKMLQDIYLEDKNWRELTRRLPKVGLLTVDKNILKALLK from the coding sequence ATGAAAAAACTCATTCTTCTTTTAGCAATACCTTTTTTAACGCAAGCTCAATTCTTCAAAAAAGATGATGGACTTGCTCATACTTTTTCAATTGTAGCCATTGACAAAGAGGCTGGAGAAATGGCAGTGGCTGTTCAGTCGCATTGGTTTTCTGTGGGAAATGTGGTGGCTTGGGCTAAATCTGGTGCAGGGGTAGTTGCTACGCAATCTTTTGTCAATAAGTCTTTCGGCATAAGAGGATTGGAGATGATTCAATCCGGTAAAACTGCCGAGGAAACCTTAAAAACACTCCTTTCTGATGATGAAGGAAGAGAAGTACGGCAAGTAGCTATTATTGATGCTAATGGGAATGTAGCGGTTCATACTGGAAATAAATGTGTGGATTATGCAGGACATATCAAAGGTGTCAATTATAGTGTTCAATCTAACATGATGCTTAACAATACCGTGCCTGCGGCAATGTCAAAAGCATTTGAGGAAAACCCAAATTTGCCATTGGCAGAAAGAGTTCTGGAAGCTTTAAAAGCTGCCCAAGCAGCTGGTGGAGATATTAGAGGAAAACAATCTGCGGCTATTAGAGTAGTCAAAACTAAAAAATCGGACGAACCATGGAATGATGATTTCGTGGTTGATTTAAGAGTAGATGACCATGAAAACCCAATCAAGGAAATAGGACGATTGCTTAAAGTACAGCGTGCATATGAATTTATGAATGAGGGCGACTTAATGGTAGAAGTAAATGAAATGGAAAAAGCCATGAACGCCTACAACGCCGCCATGCAAATGTTTCCTGAAAATTTAGAAATGAAGTACTGGACAGCCATTACGCTAGCAAATAATGGAGAAACCGTTAAAGCCACTAAAATGCTTCAGGACATTTATTTGGAAGATAAAAACTGGCGTGAACTAACACGAAGACTTCCTAAAGTAGGTTTACTCACCGTTGATAAAAACATACTTAAAGCTTTACTGAAATGA
- a CDS encoding YeeE/YedE family protein, whose product MNMIEIIKQPWPWYVAGPLIGLTVPLLLILGNKAFGISSSLRHVCAAVIPSKIPFFQYDWKKEQWLLFFAGGVIFGGFIATNLLSDGTTAHLNPQTIADLKALGVTEFNGMLPADIFSLSNVFTLKGLFFIIIGGFLVGFGTRYAGGCTSGHAIMGISNLQWPSLVATIFFMVGGFFTTWVLFPIIFKLF is encoded by the coding sequence ATGAATATGATAGAAATAATAAAACAACCTTGGCCATGGTATGTGGCTGGTCCTTTAATAGGATTAACGGTTCCCCTATTACTAATATTGGGAAACAAAGCCTTCGGAATATCAAGTAGTTTACGTCATGTGTGTGCGGCGGTAATACCAAGCAAAATTCCTTTCTTTCAATATGATTGGAAAAAAGAACAATGGCTTCTGTTTTTTGCTGGAGGTGTAATATTTGGTGGTTTTATTGCTACCAACTTACTATCTGACGGAACTACCGCTCATTTAAACCCGCAAACGATAGCAGACTTAAAAGCATTAGGAGTGACAGAGTTTAATGGCATGTTACCTGCTGATATTTTTAGCTTGAGCAATGTATTTACCCTGAAAGGACTCTTTTTTATAATTATTGGAGGTTTTCTCGTCGGTTTCGGAACACGTTATGCAGGTGGCTGTACTTCTGGTCACGCTATTATGGGCATCTCAAATCTACAATGGCCCTCTTTAGTAGCTACTATTTTCTTTATGGTAGGTGGCTTTTTTACTACGTGGGTTCTTTTTCCAATCATCTTTAAATTATTCTAA
- a CDS encoding phosphatase PAP2 family protein, producing MKLKAEQFLSHLISSIGHPILLGSLAAIYVNFREFDTEKAWQLTLTLLIGCVLPIIGFLIYKMRKGDYENFDVSNQKKRNSLYIFSILLLALFMGYLFFVNSTWLIKCGIIPVFLLTFSSYFINKKIKVSLHTSFSFLLATMMIQVETSAAFTMYLFAILIGYSRLHLKRHSIPEVALGAILGIAIGFIFHFIYRFGI from the coding sequence ATGAAGCTAAAGGCTGAGCAATTTCTTTCTCATCTTATATCGAGCATTGGGCATCCTATTCTACTTGGTAGTTTAGCAGCTATTTATGTCAATTTTAGAGAATTTGATACTGAGAAAGCTTGGCAATTGACTTTGACTTTGCTTATCGGTTGTGTTTTGCCAATAATTGGCTTCCTCATTTATAAAATGAGAAAAGGCGATTACGAGAATTTTGATGTCTCTAATCAAAAAAAACGCAACAGCTTATACATCTTTTCCATTTTACTCCTAGCTCTTTTTATGGGCTACCTATTCTTTGTAAACAGTACTTGGTTAATCAAATGCGGAATTATTCCGGTTTTCTTACTGACCTTCTCTTCGTATTTTATCAATAAGAAAATCAAAGTATCACTGCATACTTCATTCTCTTTTCTATTGGCCACCATGATGATTCAGGTAGAAACATCTGCGGCCTTTACCATGTATTTGTTCGCTATACTAATTGGGTATTCTAGGTTGCACCTCAAACGTCACAGTATTCCAGAAGTGGCTTTGGGAGCCATACTAGGTATAGCAATTGGTTTTATTTTTCATTTTATTTATAGGTTTGGCATATGA
- a CDS encoding HD domain-containing protein, protein MRAKFEAIYEEVIERLTNELPSYLTYHSVDHTKYVLKMAEYLAGREGCSDADILLVKVAALFHDIGFIDGMKNHEEKGCEIAKAYLIAYGFKEKDIEIICGMIMATKIPQNPQNLLEKILADADLEYLSTQNFEPVSELLYTELKHLNPNLMRDEWNRIQIDFLSKHHYHTDFCKRYKENFKQQHLLKLKGLDLKSVRQK, encoded by the coding sequence ATGAGAGCAAAGTTTGAGGCAATTTATGAGGAAGTAATAGAAAGGTTGACAAACGAACTTCCTAGTTATTTGACCTATCACAGTGTTGATCATACTAAGTATGTACTGAAAATGGCGGAATACTTAGCCGGGCGTGAAGGTTGCTCGGATGCTGATATTTTACTAGTCAAAGTAGCTGCTTTATTTCATGACATCGGTTTTATTGATGGTATGAAAAATCATGAAGAGAAAGGGTGTGAAATAGCAAAAGCTTATCTAATAGCATATGGTTTTAAAGAAAAGGACATTGAAATAATCTGTGGAATGATAATGGCCACAAAAATTCCTCAAAACCCACAGAATCTTCTAGAGAAAATTTTGGCAGATGCAGATTTAGAGTATCTCAGTACACAGAATTTTGAACCGGTTAGTGAATTGCTGTATACGGAGTTAAAGCACTTGAATCCTAACTTAATGCGGGACGAATGGAATAGGATCCAGATTGATTTTTTAAGTAAACATCATTACCATACAGATTTCTGTAAGCGATATAAAGAGAATTTTAAGCAGCAGCACCTTTTAAAATTAAAAGGCTTAGATCTTAAATCGGTCCGTCAGAAATAG